TAATTTATTGGAGTTGTAGCATATcttataggagttgtggttagtggtagcatgtgatcctattttataggagttTGTGGTTAGTGTTAGGATGAAGTGTTCTAATgtaaagcctatttataggccctTTTCTTatcaaatttttagataagagtTTTACCATTTTAACTTGTCTCTTTTGTTTACTTTTACCTTTGTATCATGTTTCTATGAGTATTTATGGAAGCATTTGTATACATTGTTGTTGTTCATGCATCAATCATATAAAAAGCTTTAAATAGATAACTAAATATTGATGCTATGTTGACAACCAATAGCTTACAATGGAGTTTCTCATAACTTATCTCATGAATTTCTTTGACAGGATTGTTAGGAGCACAATTTGCATTAAGGATTTTTGTTGGGATTCCATGTATGCTTGCATTTTTTATCTACATGATTCGGAGGAGGCATCTATCAATGTACGACAATGTTGAAGAGTTCCTACGAGCTCAACATAATTTCTTGCCAATTAGGTACTCCTACTCAGAAATCAAGAAGATGACCAACAAATTCAAGGATGAACTAGGAGAGGGCGGCTTTGGTTCTGTATATAAAGGAATGCTTCGTAGTGGTCATGATGTAGCAATAAAGATGTTGAGCAAGTCCGAAGCCAACGGGCAAGATTTCATTAATGAAGTTGCTACCATTGGAAGAATTCATCATGTCAATGTGGTGCACCTCATTGGATTTTGTGTGGAGGGATCCAAACGTGCTCTTGTGTATGACTTCATGGCAAATGGATCTCTTGAAAAGCACATTTTTCCTCAAGGAGACAACATCTCCATTAGTTACGAAAAAATGTATGAGATATCTTTAGGAGTGGCTCGTGGGATTGAATATCTACATCGAGGATGTGACATGCAAATTTTGCATTTTGATATTAAGCCTCATAACATTCTTCTTGACGAAAATCTGATTCCGAAAGTTTCTGACTTTGGGCTCGCCAAACTATACGCAACAAATGATAGTATTGTGTCTATTACTGCAGCGAGAGGAACAATGGGGTACATGGCCCCAGAATTGTTTTACAAGAACATTGGAGGTGTGTCCTATAAGGCTGATGTTTACAGTTATGGAATGTTGTTGATGGAAATGGCGGGTAGAAGAAAGAATTTGAATGCATTTGCAGATCATGCAAGCCAAATTTATTTTCCCTCATGGGTGTACAATCAATTGAATGATGGAAAGGACATAGGACTAGCTAGTGCCACGGAGAAGGAAAGAAAATTAATAAACAAGATGATAATTGTGGCGCTGTGGTGTATACAAATGAAGCCGAATGATCGTCCTCCAATGCACAAAGTTGTGGAGATGCTCGAAGGAACAGTTGAAGCTTTGCAAATGCCTCCCAAGCCTTTTGCGTCTCTGC
The Malania oleifera isolate guangnan ecotype guangnan chromosome 13, ASM2987363v1, whole genome shotgun sequence DNA segment above includes these coding regions:
- the LOC131145409 gene encoding rust resistance kinase Lr10-like isoform X2, which codes for MISMMNNILTVFLLLGFQPGISEIISSRCQPSSCGNIPNISYPFRLEGDPPHCGDPFYELTCDRLHNRTLLHLRTRFSEFNVGEFYVQEINYSSYSIRVVDPGVLIPTTNTSINTTPTSNCSSSSFIFLPLQTLPIRSLAYYDTYRTVYTLSSGPPAGYHMQEKQYEVVTMMECEAPPVTNSTIYKSAAIDGAHAPLCNTNNGGRGSSSRAQYSYAVFGDFRLADLDPSCTIGVQTVVASYGRSIDSTSFSGIHAAMAYGFHLFWFSIYCDDCLQGGSGSCYLTTTSGLACEPYRPPNFLSCLQFYFQTRTRGPPYEIPNSHLRSPWSDTDYYVPYGVILMGAWIFRLLGAQFALRIFVGIPCMLAFFIYMIRRRHLSMYDNVEEFLRAQHNFLPIRYSYSEIKKMTNKFKDELGEGGFGSVYKGMLRSGHDVAIKMLSKSEANGQDFINEVATIGRIHHVNVVHLIGFCVEGSKRALVYDFMANGSLEKHIFPQGDNISISYEKMYEISLGVARGIEYLHRGCDMQILHFDIKPHNILLDENLIPKVSDFGLAKLYATNDSIVSITAARGTMGYMAPELFYKNIGGVSYKADVYSYGMLLMEMAGRRKNLNAFADHASQIYFPSWVYNQLNDGKDIGLASATEKERKLINKMIIVALWCIQMKPNDRPPMHKVVEMLEGTVEALQMPPKPFASLP